From the Kitasatospora atroaurantiaca genome, the window GTCCGCGGATGCAGATCCAGGGCGCAGCCGGTCTCGAGCACGGTGCGGGCGCCGGGCCCGGACAGTTCGAGCGTGGTCCGGTTGGCGGAGACGTCCACCAGGGACGCGTGTTCGCCCTGCAGGGCGGTACGGATGTGCCCTTCGGTCTGCGGAGCACAGCCGTCCGGGCCGACGACGAGCCACTCGTCCGGGCTGAGCCACAGCAGCCGCAGGTCGCCTGACTCCGTGACGGAGACGGTGTTCGGCTCGGTCGGCAGCGCCGCGCCGAGCGCCTCGGCGACGCGGGCAGCGGCCTCGCTGCCAGGGCTGAGGCGGAGGTTGAGCTGGGTGAGGAAGGGGATCTCGCGCAGCCGGACGTCCCGGGTGGGTGTCTGCGAGGCGAGGTGGCCGAGCGGGCTGCGCCGGAGGCCGTCAACCGTCACGGCGGGCTCCCTTCGGGTCGTAGAGGACGGGTTCGGTGACGGTGGCGGCGACCACCCGGCCGTCGGGCAGTGGCGCGTACACCTTCTCCCCGATCCGCTCCCGGCCGCGCTCGACGAGGGCCAGCGCGAAGGTGCGCATCAGTGCGGCGCTGCGGTAACTGGAGGTGACGTGGCCGAGCATCGGGACCGGTGGATCCGTCAACGCAGTTTCGGACGCGACGAGTTGTGCACCCTCGGGAAGCAGCTCTGCAGGGTCCAGCGGGAGCAGTCCGACGAGGTGGCGGCGGTCGGCTCGGGCGGTGTCCGCCCGTCGGAAGGAGCGCTTGCCGA encodes:
- a CDS encoding sarcosine oxidase subunit gamma, which produces MTVDGLRRSPLGHLASQTPTRDVRLREIPFLTQLNLRLSPGSEAAARVAEALGAALPTEPNTVSVTESGDLRLLWLSPDEWLVVGPDGCAPQTEGHIRTALQGEHASLVDVSANRTTLELSGPGARTVLETGCALDLHPRTFVPGRCAQTLVSKVNVVLDQVDAEPRYRLLVRGSFAQYLADWLLDAMSRTNPTH